One part of the Paracoccus sp. MBLB3053 genome encodes these proteins:
- the ubiA gene encoding 4-hydroxybenzoate octaprenyltransferase — protein sequence MHTDRQTPEAQRSVADAPPDNWVDRHAPESWRPWLRLSRADRPIGTWLLLLPCWWGIGLAMIADRPTWRDLWIAVACALGAILMRGAGCTWNDISDRDFDAQVSRTRSRPIPSGQVSVLGAYLWLVAQCLLGFVILLTLGSAAIWLGVASLALVAIYPFAKRFTWWPQVFLGLAFNWGVLLAWAAHLGGIALAPVLAYLAGIAWTIFYDTIYAHQDAEDDALIGVKSTARLFGADSKRWLARFGGAAVVLLALSLLAAGAQGIALWLGLAGIAGFALHLLWQLSRFDMNDSAGCLRLFRANRNSGLIVALFLALAGLV from the coding sequence ATGCATACCGACCGCCAGACGCCAGAGGCCCAACGCAGCGTTGCGGATGCTCCGCCCGACAACTGGGTGGATCGTCACGCGCCCGAAAGCTGGAGACCCTGGCTTCGGCTCTCTCGTGCTGACCGGCCGATCGGCACCTGGTTGCTGCTGCTGCCATGCTGGTGGGGCATCGGGCTTGCGATGATTGCCGACCGGCCGACCTGGCGCGACCTGTGGATCGCGGTTGCCTGTGCATTGGGGGCCATCCTGATGCGCGGCGCGGGATGCACCTGGAACGATATCTCCGACCGAGACTTCGACGCCCAAGTCAGCCGGACGCGCTCGCGCCCGATCCCTTCGGGACAAGTGTCTGTTCTGGGGGCCTATCTTTGGCTTGTCGCGCAATGCCTGCTGGGCTTCGTCATCCTGCTGACGCTGGGAAGTGCCGCAATCTGGCTGGGTGTGGCCTCGCTGGCCCTGGTTGCGATCTATCCCTTTGCCAAGCGCTTCACCTGGTGGCCGCAGGTCTTTCTGGGCCTCGCCTTCAACTGGGGCGTCCTGCTTGCCTGGGCGGCGCATTTGGGGGGCATCGCACTGGCACCCGTTCTTGCTTACCTGGCGGGGATCGCCTGGACGATTTTCTACGACACGATCTATGCCCATCAGGACGCCGAGGACGACGCGCTCATCGGGGTCAAGTCGACCGCGCGCTTGTTCGGAGCCGATTCGAAGCGCTGGCTCGCCCGTTTCGGGGGGGCTGCCGTAGTTCTCCTGGCGCTTTCGCTGCTGGCTGCGGGTGCACAGGGGATTGCACTCTGGCTGGGGCTCGCCGGTATCGCAGGTTTTGCCTTGCACTTGCTGTGGCAACTCAGCCGCTTCGACATGAATGACAGCGCGGGATGCCTGCGGCTGTTCCGTGCGAATCGCAATTCAGGGCTGATCGTTGCGCTGTTTCTTGCCTTGGCCGGGCTCGTCTGA
- a CDS encoding 16S rRNA (uracil(1498)-N(3))-methyltransferase — translation MAKIRLFIDHPLAQGQGIALNADQAHYLSSVMRQGPGDEILAFNGRDGEWLLRIERLAKRNGDVVPVRQTAPQMNPPDLWLIFAPIKKARTDFIVEKAAEMGAAKILPVHTDHTNSERIRQDRLQAHAVEAAEQCGGTFVPQVHDLVSLGRLLDGWNGTRRILWADEALAGPAETLAGGLERGPWAILIGPEGGWSEAERARLIATDCVTRISLGPRILRADTAAVASLALWQSALGDWQ, via the coding sequence ATGGCGAAAATCAGGCTGTTCATAGATCACCCGTTGGCCCAGGGACAAGGCATCGCACTGAATGCCGACCAGGCGCATTACCTTTCCTCGGTCATGCGCCAGGGCCCCGGCGACGAAATCCTTGCCTTCAATGGGCGCGACGGTGAATGGCTGCTGCGGATCGAAAGGCTGGCAAAGCGCAATGGCGACGTGGTCCCGGTTCGACAGACCGCGCCACAAATGAACCCGCCTGACCTTTGGCTGATCTTTGCCCCGATCAAGAAGGCTCGCACCGATTTCATTGTCGAAAAAGCGGCCGAGATGGGCGCGGCAAAAATTCTTCCCGTGCACACGGACCACACGAATTCCGAGCGGATCCGCCAGGACCGACTTCAAGCCCATGCCGTGGAAGCAGCCGAACAATGCGGCGGCACTTTCGTGCCGCAGGTCCACGACCTTGTTTCGCTTGGACGGCTGCTGGATGGCTGGAACGGCACGAGGCGCATCTTGTGGGCAGATGAAGCCCTTGCCGGACCGGCCGAAACGCTGGCCGGCGGCCTTGAACGGGGACCTTGGGCGATTCTGATCGGTCCCGAGGGGGGCTGGTCTGAGGCTGAGCGGGCAAGGCTGATAGCAACGGATTGTGTCACCCGCATATCATTGGGCCCCCGGATTTTGCGGGCCGATACAGCTGCCGTCGCGTCACTCGCATTGTGGCAATCGGCCCTTGGCGACTGGCAGTAG
- a CDS encoding DUF1127 domain-containing protein — translation MSAIDTNRVHGGMRSFGFGSKFLAAMAAWNDARVTRNELSRLSDRELDDIGLCRGDIERVARAR, via the coding sequence ATGTCTGCGATTGACACGAACCGCGTCCATGGCGGGATGCGCTCTTTCGGTTTTGGCTCGAAATTTCTGGCGGCAATGGCTGCCTGGAACGACGCGCGCGTGACGCGCAATGAGCTTAGCCGCCTTTCGGACCGCGAGCTGGACGATATCGGTCTGTGCCGCGGCGATATCGAACGGGTCGCGCGCGCCCGCTGA
- a CDS encoding 50S ribosomal protein L11 methyltransferase, with the protein MPTWTALTQTAGREAAEALAEMGEELTPEPVGSGVFEIEDGSNRWEVGLYFTEAPDEVALALLAAAFNADPFVISELPEVDWVAHVKRELAPVEAGRFFVHGSHDADRIPEGAESLLIEAAMAFGTGHHATTKGCLLALDRLIEAGARPERIVDVGCGTAVLAMAAARAFPVVVLAGDIDPVAVDVARANVIANGLIGRVECVEAVGFDHPLIETAAPFDLVFANILKQPLIDLVPDMARHIAPGGKAILSGILTTQADEVIAAYEAGGLPLERRDDYGEWSTLVVSRK; encoded by the coding sequence ATGCCAACCTGGACCGCGCTGACCCAGACCGCAGGACGCGAGGCCGCCGAGGCGCTTGCCGAAATGGGCGAAGAACTGACCCCAGAACCCGTCGGAAGCGGCGTCTTCGAGATCGAGGATGGCAGCAATCGATGGGAGGTGGGGCTCTATTTCACCGAGGCGCCTGACGAAGTCGCGCTCGCGCTTTTGGCTGCCGCCTTCAACGCGGATCCATTTGTCATCTCGGAGCTTCCCGAGGTGGATTGGGTCGCCCATGTCAAGCGCGAGCTGGCGCCTGTCGAGGCTGGTCGATTTTTTGTCCATGGCAGCCACGATGCCGACAGGATACCCGAGGGCGCCGAATCCCTGCTGATCGAAGCCGCGATGGCTTTCGGTACGGGGCATCACGCGACGACCAAGGGTTGTCTTCTTGCTTTGGATCGGCTGATCGAGGCGGGCGCCAGGCCCGAGCGGATCGTAGACGTGGGGTGCGGAACCGCCGTTCTTGCCATGGCCGCGGCGCGCGCTTTTCCGGTGGTGGTGCTGGCAGGCGATATCGACCCGGTCGCGGTGGATGTCGCGCGCGCCAACGTGATCGCGAACGGTCTGATCGGCCGCGTCGAATGTGTCGAGGCCGTCGGGTTCGATCATCCACTGATCGAGACCGCGGCCCCGTTCGATCTGGTTTTCGCGAATATCCTGAAGCAGCCACTGATCGACCTCGTCCCCGACATGGCGCGACATATCGCGCCGGGCGGCAAGGCTATCCTGTCAGGGATACTCACGACCCAGGCGGATGAAGTCATAGCGGCCTATGAGGCGGGCGGCCTGCCGCTTGAGCGCCGTGACGATTACGGAGAATGGTCCACGTTGGTCGTGTCGCGGAAGTAA
- the msrA gene encoding peptide-methionine (S)-S-oxide reductase MsrA, protein MTAPLHRIFGRPLDAPAPKGFDQAIFGMGCYWGVERLFWKQDGVWLTEVGFAGGTVENPTYKQVCNGDTGHAEVVRVVFDSSRISYERLLQIFWENHNPTQGNRQGNDVGTQYRSLIMYYTGSQKAAAELSKADFNNRLAVEGFPKITTEILPAAPFFPAHEDHQQYLDRYPDGYCGLRGTGVCAPLTDIPEET, encoded by the coding sequence ATGACCGCTCCCCTCCATCGCATTTTCGGTCGTCCTCTGGATGCACCGGCTCCCAAGGGTTTTGACCAGGCCATCTTCGGCATGGGCTGCTATTGGGGTGTCGAACGGCTGTTCTGGAAACAGGACGGCGTCTGGCTGACCGAGGTCGGCTTTGCCGGTGGCACAGTCGAGAACCCGACCTACAAGCAGGTCTGCAACGGCGATACCGGACATGCCGAAGTCGTGCGGGTTGTTTTCGACAGTTCGCGTATCAGCTATGAGCGCCTGTTGCAGATCTTCTGGGAAAACCACAATCCAACGCAGGGCAACCGTCAGGGCAATGACGTGGGCACGCAATATCGTTCGCTGATCATGTATTACACCGGCAGCCAGAAAGCCGCCGCCGAGCTGAGCAAGGCCGATTTCAATAATCGGCTTGCTGTCGAGGGGTTCCCGAAGATCACGACCGAGATCCTGCCCGCCGCGCCGTTCTTCCCGGCGCACGAGGATCACCAGCAATATCTGGACCGCTACCCGGACGGCTATTGCGGCTTGCGCGGCACGGGCGTATGCGCCCCTTTGACCGATATCCCCGAGGAAACCTGA
- a CDS encoding P1 family peptidase codes for MRTGPMNLVTDVSGLRVGNARDDNLRSGVSVLVADKPLCCGFSVMGGAPGTRETELLAPDKTVQGVDALVLSGGSAFGLAACDGVSEGLRAMGRGFEIGPVRVPIVPGAIIFDLLNGGDKDWTGNPYPKLGRAALDAAGRVFGLGSEGAGTGAMTHRWKGGLGSASAVLDNGITLGALVAVNALGSVTVGETRQFWAAPWELGGEFGNLGLPGTFVAADEPIMTKRMGEATTIAIVATDAALDKAALTRLATAAQDGMARAIVPSHTPYDGDLVFAVSTGDRQLPDPVLTPFHLGHAAACVLARAIARGVHAATPRPGDLQPCWNRQ; via the coding sequence ATGCGCACCGGCCCCATGAACCTGGTCACCGACGTCTCGGGCCTGCGGGTCGGCAATGCGAGGGATGACAATCTGCGATCGGGCGTAAGCGTTCTTGTGGCTGACAAGCCGCTTTGTTGCGGCTTCAGCGTGATGGGCGGAGCGCCCGGTACGCGTGAGACCGAACTTCTCGCCCCCGACAAGACCGTCCAAGGGGTCGACGCGCTGGTGCTTTCCGGCGGCTCGGCTTTCGGATTGGCTGCCTGCGACGGCGTTTCGGAGGGCCTGCGCGCCATGGGTCGGGGCTTCGAGATCGGCCCGGTGCGCGTTCCGATCGTTCCCGGGGCGATCATCTTCGATCTGCTGAACGGTGGCGACAAGGACTGGACCGGAAACCCCTATCCCAAACTCGGCCGCGCTGCGCTCGACGCGGCCGGCCGAGTTTTCGGCTTGGGGAGCGAGGGCGCCGGCACCGGGGCAATGACGCATCGCTGGAAGGGCGGGCTGGGATCTGCATCTGCGGTATTGGACAACGGCATCACCCTGGGCGCCCTGGTCGCCGTCAATGCCCTGGGCTCCGTCACCGTGGGGGAAACACGACAGTTCTGGGCTGCCCCCTGGGAACTGGGCGGCGAGTTCGGCAACCTGGGGCTACCGGGTACCTTCGTCGCGGCCGATGAGCCTATCATGACCAAACGTATGGGAGAGGCCACGACGATTGCGATCGTCGCGACCGACGCTGCGCTGGACAAGGCTGCTCTGACCCGTCTTGCGACAGCCGCCCAGGACGGAATGGCCCGTGCCATCGTGCCCAGCCATACGCCTTATGACGGTGATCTGGTCTTTGCGGTCTCGACCGGAGATCGCCAATTGCCAGATCCGGTTCTGACGCCGTTCCATCTGGGTCACGCGGCGGCCTGTGTTCTGGCCCGGGCGATCGCGCGCGGGGTGCACGCGGCCACCCCCCGTCCCGGCGACCTGCAGCCCTGCTGGAATCGCCAGTAA